In the Juglans microcarpa x Juglans regia isolate MS1-56 chromosome 6D, Jm3101_v1.0, whole genome shotgun sequence genome, one interval contains:
- the LOC121235109 gene encoding monocopper oxidase-like protein SKU5, with the protein MALCSFLSVFLIYITLFVSSCFAADPFVSYEFEVSYITASPLGVPQQVIAVNGKFPGPTINVTTNNNVAVNVRNKLDENLLISWSGIQQRRSSWQDGVLGTNCPIPPKWNWTYQFQVKDQIGSFFYFPSLNFQRASGGYGGFIINNRAIIPIPFATPDGDIVIFIGDWYTQNHTALRKVLDAGKDLGMPDGVLINGKGPFRYNDTLVPDGIDYETIEVHPGKTYRIRVHNVGVSTSLNFRIQNHNLLLAETEGSYTVQQNYTSLDIHVGQSYSFLVTMDQNASTDYYIVASPRFVNESRWKRVTGVGILHYTNSKGKAKGPLPDPPNDEFDKTFSMNQARSIRWNVSASGARPNPQGSFRYGSINVTEIYVLKNKPPVTINGKRRTTLSGISFVNPSTPIRLADWFKVKGVYKLDFPTRPLTGPSRMETSVINGTFRGFMEIILQNNDTKMQSYHMNGYAFFVVGMDYGEWTENSRGTYNKWDGIARSTTQVYPGAWTAILISLDNVGVWNIRTENLDSWYLGQETYVRVVNPEATNKTELPLPDNALYCGALSKLQKPEDISSANSINGSRTALFLTLLMIICAVIPIFR; encoded by the exons ATGGCTTTGTGTAGCTTTTTATCAGTGTTCCTCATCTACATTACCTTATTTGTGAGCTCGTGTTTTGCTGCGGATCCATTTGTGAGCTATGAGTTTGAAGTCTCTTACATCACTGCCTCCCCTCTGGGTGTCCCCCAACAG GTTATTGCTGTTAATGGAAAATTTCCTGGTCCTACTATTAATGTGACTACTAATAACAACGTCGCTGTCAATGTCCGGAACAAATTGGACGAGAATCTCCTCATTTCTTG GTCCGGGATTCAACAGCGGCGTAGTTCATGGCAGGATGGAGTTCTGGGAACAAATTGTCCTATCCCTCCAAAGTGGAATTGGACTTACCAATTTCAGGTTAAGGATCAGATTGGGAGCTTCTTCTATTTTCCATCTCTCAATTTCCAGAGAGCTTCCGGGGGGTATGGTGGCTTTATCATCAATAACAGGGCCATAATTCCAATTCCTTTTGCAACCCCAGATGGGGACATTGTCATTTTTATTGGTGATTGGTACACCCAGAATCATACG GCCTTAAGGAAGGTTCTTGATGCTGGGAAAGATCTTGGAATGCCAGATGGAGTTCTTATTAATGGGAAAGGTCCTTTCAGATATAATGATACCCTTGTCCCAGATGGCATTGATTATGAAACAATTGAAGTCCACCCAG GGAAAACTTATCGCATTCGAGTACACAATGTTGGAGTGTCAACTAGTCTCAATTTCAGGATCCAGAACCATAATCTGCTTCTAGCTGAGACAGAGGGATCATATACAGTGCAACAAAACTACACTAGCTTAGATATTCATGTCGGACAATCCTATTCGTTTCTGGTGACCATGGATCAGAATGCAAGTACCGATTACTACATTGTAGCAAGCCCTAGGTTTGTGAATGAATCGCGCTGGAAAAGAGTTACTGGTGTTGGCATCTTGCATTACACAAATTccaaaggaaaggcaaaaggtCCCCTTCCAGACCCACCAAATGACGAATTTGACAAGACTTTCTCAATGAACCAGGCAAGATCCATCAG ATGGAATGTATCTGCTAGTGGTGCTCGCCCTAATCCACAGGGTTCTTTCAGATATGGCTCAATCAACGTGACTGAGATTTATGTGTTGAAAAACAAGCCACCAGTGACGATTAATGGGAAACGACGGACAACACTGAGTGGAATCTCATTTGTCAATCCATCCACACCAATCAGGCTTGCTGACTGGTTCAAAGTGAAGGGAGTATACAAGCTTGATTTCCCAACTAGGCCTCTTACAGGACCATCTCGGATGGAAACATCAGTTATTAATGGGACATTTAGAGGATTTATGGAAATAATACTACAGAACAATGACACCAAGATGCAGAGCTATCACATGAATGGATATGCATTTTTTGTTGTGGG GATGGATTATGGTGAGTGGACCGAGAATAGTAGGGGCACGTATAACAAGTGGGATGGAATTGCCCGCTCTACAACACAG GTTTATCCTGGAGCATGGACGGCAATCTTGATATCCCTTGACAATGTTGGAGTCTGGAACATTAGAACAGAAAACCTTGACTCATGGTATCTTGGCCAAGAAACATATGTCCGAGTTGTCAATCCGGAGGCTACTAACAAAACTGAGTTACCCTTACCAGACAATGCCCTCTATTGTGGTGCCCTTAGCAAATTGCAGAA GCCAGAAGATATCTCTTCAGCAAATTCAATCAATGGAAGTAGAACGGCGCTGTTCCTAACACTGCTGATGATCATCTGTGCTGTAATTCCCATTTTCCGCTAA
- the LOC121235678 gene encoding protein YABBY 4-like isoform X1 translates to MSSSSTLSLDHLPPSEQLCYVHCNICDTVLAVSVPCTSLFKTVTVRCGHCTNLLPVNMRGLLLPSANQFHLGHSFFSPPHNVLEEIPNPTPNFLINQTNSSDFTMPVRGGVDELPRPPAINRPPEKRQRVPSAYNRFIKDEIQRIKSVNPDISHREAFSAAAKNWAHFPHIHFGLMPDQTAKKTNVRQQEGEDVLIKDGFFASANVGVSPY, encoded by the exons atgtcctCCTCTTCTACCTTGTCTTTGGACCACCTTCCGCCCTCCGAGCAGCTCTGTTATGTCCATTGCAACATTTGCGACACTGTCCTCGCG GTGAGTGTTCCCTGCACCAGTTTGTTCAAGACTGTTACGGTAAGATGTGGGCATTGCACCAACCTCCTGCCAGTGAATATGCGCGGCTTGCTTCTGCCTTCGGCTAATCAGTTTCATCTGGGTCactctttcttctctcctccCCATAATGTTCTG GAAGAGATACCGAATCCAACCCCAAACTTCTTGATTAACCAAACCAATTCGAGTGACTTTACTATGCCTGTTCGGGGAGGAGTCGATGAGCTTCCACGGCCCCCAGCCATAAATAGAC CTCCAGAGAAGAGACAGAGAGTCCCCTCCGCCTACAACCGCTTCATCAA GGACGAGATCCAACGCATCAAGTCTGTGAATCCCGATATATCTCACAGAGAAGCCTTCAGCGCCGCTGCCAAGAAT TGGGCCCACTTCCCACACATTCACTTTGGTCTCATGCCTGACCAGACTGCGAAGAAGACAAACGTGCGTCAGCAG GAAGGAGAGGACGTCCTGATTAAAGATGGGTTTTTCGCTTCAGCTAATGTGGGTGTTTCTCCTTACTAA
- the LOC121235678 gene encoding protein YABBY 4-like isoform X2 — protein MSSSSTLSLDHLPPSEQLCYVHCNICDTVLAVSVPCTSLFKTVTVRCGHCTNLLPVNMRGLLLPSANQFHLGHSFFSPPHNVLEEIPNPTPNFLINQTNSSDFTMPVRGGVDELPRPPAINRPPEKRQRVPSAYNRFIKDEIQRIKSVNPDISHREAFSAAAKNWAHFPHIHFGLMPDQTAKKTNVRQQSCV, from the exons atgtcctCCTCTTCTACCTTGTCTTTGGACCACCTTCCGCCCTCCGAGCAGCTCTGTTATGTCCATTGCAACATTTGCGACACTGTCCTCGCG GTGAGTGTTCCCTGCACCAGTTTGTTCAAGACTGTTACGGTAAGATGTGGGCATTGCACCAACCTCCTGCCAGTGAATATGCGCGGCTTGCTTCTGCCTTCGGCTAATCAGTTTCATCTGGGTCactctttcttctctcctccCCATAATGTTCTG GAAGAGATACCGAATCCAACCCCAAACTTCTTGATTAACCAAACCAATTCGAGTGACTTTACTATGCCTGTTCGGGGAGGAGTCGATGAGCTTCCACGGCCCCCAGCCATAAATAGAC CTCCAGAGAAGAGACAGAGAGTCCCCTCCGCCTACAACCGCTTCATCAA GGACGAGATCCAACGCATCAAGTCTGTGAATCCCGATATATCTCACAGAGAAGCCTTCAGCGCCGCTGCCAAGAAT TGGGCCCACTTCCCACACATTCACTTTGGTCTCATGCCTGACCAGACTGCGAAGAAGACAAACGTGCGTCAGCAG TCCTGTGTTTGA
- the LOC121234834 gene encoding acid beta-fructofuranosidase-like, which produces MVVSTLLRSFSSKHEDPAATLPSSTTPLLYEPRPGELDLERRWPPKRAALVVIFGFLLLALFLAILIADLNSDVHANGNVSLATSGSSMASEPLKLVSRGVSAGVSEKANRVFACVNVVSFPWNNTMLSWQRTAYHFQPEKNWMNDPNGPMYYKGWYHFFYQYNPNGAVWGDIVWGHAVSKDLIHWLHLPLAMVADQWYDMNGVWTGSATILPDGQVIMLYTGSTNESVQVQNLAYPANLSDPLLINWVKYSGNPVLHPPPGIDSQDFRDPTTAWYTSDGKWNIAIGSKVNKTGITLIYSTEDFKNFELLDGVLYSFPGTGMWECVDFFPVSNTSIKGLDTSVKGPGVKHVIKTSLDQARNDYYAVGTYDEKAGKWVPDNTTIGLGLRYDYGMFYASKSFYDLHKGRRVLWGWIQESDSEIADVKKGWASVQSIPRTVLLDTKTGTNLLQWPVEEVDSLRLTSKVFDKVEVKAGSVVPLDVGTATQVDIVAEFELDKEALERTAQTNVEFSCSTSGGAAERGALGPFGLLVLADESLNEHTPVYFYIAKGTDGNLTTFFCADQTRSSEATDVDKKIYGSTIPVLKDEKLSVRLLVDHSIIESFAQGGRTCITSRVYPTKAIYGAARIFLFNNATEASVTSSLKIWQMNSAFIRPFRPEQDH; this is translated from the exons ATGGTGGTGTCTACCCTATTACGGTCCTTCTCATCAAAGCATGAGGACCCCGCCGCCACCTTACCTAGCTCGACCACCCCTCTCCTCTATGAACCCCGCCCCGGGGAATTGGATCTGGAGAGGCGCTGGCCACCCAAGAGGGCTGCCCTCGTGGTCATTTTTGGCTTCTTGTTGCTTGCACTATTTTTGGCCATTCTCATTGCTGATCTGAATTCAGATGTCCATGCAAATGGGAATGTATCATTGGCTACGTCGGGATCATCGATGGCGTCGGAGCCCTTGAAGCTGGTGTCACGTGGGGTATCCGCTGGCGTGTCCGAGAAGGCGAACCGGGTATTTGCCTGCGTCAATGTCGTGTCGTTTCCATGGAACAATACCATGTTGTCATGGCAGAGGACTGCTTATCATTTCCAGCCTGAGAAGAATTGGATGAACG ATCCTAACG GCCCTATGTATTACAAGGGATGGTACCACTTCTTTTACCAATACAATCCTAATGGAGCAGTGTGGGGTGACATAGTTTGGGGTCATGCTGTGTCCAAGGACCTGATACATTGGCTTCACCTCCCCTTAGCAATGGTTGCTGATCAGTGGTATGACATGAATGGTGTTTGGACCGGATCTGCTACAATCCTTCCTGATGGCCAAGTTATCATGCTTTACACTGGATCCACAAATGAATCAGTGCAGGTTCAAAATCTTGCATATCCAGCCAACCTGTCTGATCCCCTCCTCATAAACTGGGTCAAGTACTCTGGCAACCCGGTCCTTCACCCTCCACCAGGCATTGATTCGCAGGATTTCCGTGACCCAACAACGGCTTGGTACACCTCGGATGGGAAATGGAACATTGCCATAGGGTCCAAGGTTAACAAAACGGGCATTACTTTGATCTACAGCACTGAGGACTTCAAGAACTTCGAGCTTTTAGATGGGGTGCTATATTCTTTCCCTGGCACTGGAATGTGGGAGTGTGTGGACTTCTTTCCTGTGTCTAATACATCTATAAAGGGTTTGGACACATCGGTTAAGGGCCCTGGAGTGAAGCATGTAATCAAAACAAGCCTTGACCAGGCTAGAAACGATTATTATGCAGTTGGGACTTATGATGAGAAGGCAGGTAAATGGGTTCCCGATAACACCACGATTGGTCTTGGATTGAGGTATGACTATGGTATGTTTTACGCATCCAAATCGTTCTATGATTTGCATAAGGGAAGGAGGGTGTTGTGGGGTTGGATTCAGGAGTCTGATAGTGAAATTGCTGATGTGAAGAAGGGCTGGGCTTCAGTTCAG AGTATTCCAAGGACAGTGTTGCTTGATACAAAGACTGGTACCAATTTGCTTCAATGGCCAGTGGAGGAGGTAGACAGTTTGAGATTGACCAGCAAAGTGTTTGACAAGGTGGAGGTCAAGGCAGGATCAGTCGTTCCTCTAGATGTTGGCACAGCCACGCAGGTAGATATTGTCGCCGAGTTTGAGTTAGATAAGGAGGCTTTAGAGAGGACAGCCCAAACCAACGTGGAATTCAGCTGCAGCACCAGTGGTGGAGCTGCTGAACGTGGCGCACTGGGACCCTTTGGGCTTCTTGTTCTTGCAGATGAGAGCCTTAACGAGCACACTCCTGTGTATTTCTATATTGCCAAAGGAACTGATGGCAATCTCACAACTTTCTTCTGTGCTGATCAAACAAG GTCTTCTGAGGCAACTGATGtcgataaaaaaatttatgggagCACCATTCCAGTACTAAAAGATGAAAAGTTGTCTGTGAGATTACTG GTGGATCATTCAATCATTGAAAGCTTTGCTCAAGGTGGGAGGACCTGCATCACGTCTCGTGTCTATCCAACAAAAGCAATCTATGGAGCTGCTCGGATATTTCTGTTCAACAATGCTACTGAAGCCAGTGTGACTTCCTCTCTCAAGATATGGCAGATGAATTCTGCATTCATACGCCCCTTCCGCCCTGAGCAAGATCATTGA